From the Magnetococcales bacterium genome, the window CTGCCCCACGTCGAAATCCCCCACCCCGTGATAGGAGTAGCCGGGCGGCGCCAGGGAACGGGAAGCCATGGAGAGATTGCCGTTGCTCTGATAGGCCTTGTCGAGAAAGAGCAGAAACTGTTTGACCACGCTGCGAATGCCCGATGTCAGCACCACATTGTCCCCCAGATCCGCGCGGATCTTGAGAAACAGGGAGCGGGGCTCGCCCTGGTACAGGAAATTGCCGCTCTGCGGCACCTTGACCACTTCCTTGGTCGGAATGCGCTCAGTCAGCTTGTTGAAGGGTTTCTGTCCCAGAAATCCGTAATCGGAGGCGGTCGAATAGAAAACCCGCTCCAGAAAGGTGATCTCCTCGGCGCTGAAATCCCCCACGCGCAGGTTGTTGCGGGCTGTCTTCAGGGCTTCGTCGAAACTCATCAGGCTGAAGTTGCCGTGTCCCACCACCAGCTGCAGGCGCTGAAAGCGCTCCACGGTGCTTTTGAGAACCCGGAAATTCTGCTGGTCGAGGAACAGGTCGTTGTGGTGGGGTTTGTCGAAGTTGCGAATTTTTTCCAGATAATCCTGCAGGTAGGCGTCGTCCAGTCCCGAATTCGCCTCGCGACGGGGACTTTTCGTCTTGACGGCGGACAGGGCGGACGATAGCGGCGAGATCGCCAAACCGGCTCCCGCTATCATGGACTTCAGGATCGTGCGCCTCTCCATACCCTCACCCACCCGTATCCCCTCCACGCAAGCATCATGACCGACGCCCGGAGTGACGCAAGGAGAGTGCCAGCCCGCATGAGGGGATTGTACAGGCTGCGCAGCCCCCTCACAACGCCGCGAGCGTCAGGAAAGCGACTCTCGCGAAGCGTCGGGCCATTTTCCGCTTTGACGCCGACGCAAAGCTCACGTACAAACACTGGAAGCATCATCAACGGACGAGATGCCAACCGAATCATGGAACGACGATGCGGAAACACTCCCCTTTCACCACGGCGGGCTCCTTGCCCGGATGGATCGCGGCGCTCATCCTGATGTTCGCCCCCCCGGTCACGACCGCTGCCCCG encodes:
- a CDS encoding D-alanyl-D-alanine carboxypeptidase family protein, whose protein sequence is MERRTILKSMIAGAGLAISPLSSALSAVKTKSPRREANSGLDDAYLQDYLEKIRNFDKPHHNDLFLDQQNFRVLKSTVERFQRLQLVVGHGNFSLMSFDEALKTARNNLRVGDFSAEEITFLERVFYSTASDYGFLGQKPFNKLTERIPTKEVVKVPQSGNFLYQGEPRSLFLKIRADLGDNVVLTSGIRSVVKQFLLFLDKAYQSNGNLSMASRSLAPPGYSYHGVGDFDVGQADFGHFNFTERFVTTEVFQRLREEGYLTLRYPRDNMLGVRFEPWHIRVGELRV